In Thalassoglobus sp. JC818, a single window of DNA contains:
- a CDS encoding DUF1501 domain-containing protein, which produces MFHQILNRRTFLSSSGVGLGSAALSNLIFSDQLQAGATETGGQAGLPHLPQKIKRVIFLCMAGGPSHLETFDYKPELERLHGKPMPESFTAGQPIAQLQGQELKCQKPLTKFGQYGESGQLVSDFLPWHQKMADDFCVVKSLVTEQINHDPAHTFMNTGTAISGRPSMGSWITYGLGSETQDLPGFVVMTSVGGRNPQPIASRQWSSGFLPSQFQGVEFSSTGDPVYYVRPPQGVTLSQQRQLVDAVNELNRHRNQSIQNPEVDARIAAYEMAFRMQTSVPELMDMSGEPKHILDMYGATPGDGSYASNCLLARRLAERGVRFIQLYHRGWDHHGGLERYMNICCDLTDKPTYALIQDLKQRGMLEDTLVIWGGEFGRTPMSQEKGGTGRDHHIKGFSMWMAGGGVKGGMSYGATDELGYHAVENVAHVRDLHATMLHLFGIDHNRFTVKFQGLDLGLTGVEEAHVIKDILS; this is translated from the coding sequence ATGTTTCATCAAATCCTCAATCGACGGACATTTCTTTCCAGTTCGGGAGTCGGCCTAGGGAGCGCTGCGCTTTCGAATCTGATTTTCTCCGATCAGCTCCAGGCAGGAGCGACCGAAACTGGCGGACAAGCTGGTCTCCCGCATTTGCCGCAGAAGATCAAACGCGTCATTTTCCTGTGTATGGCGGGGGGACCTTCTCACCTCGAAACATTCGACTACAAGCCCGAACTTGAACGACTGCACGGAAAACCGATGCCAGAGTCGTTCACAGCTGGGCAGCCCATCGCGCAACTTCAGGGTCAAGAGTTGAAATGCCAGAAACCGCTCACGAAATTCGGGCAATACGGGGAGAGCGGGCAACTTGTCAGTGATTTTCTTCCGTGGCATCAGAAAATGGCTGACGACTTCTGCGTCGTCAAATCGCTTGTGACCGAACAGATCAATCACGATCCCGCTCACACGTTCATGAATACCGGAACCGCGATCAGCGGTCGTCCGTCGATGGGATCCTGGATCACCTATGGGCTGGGAAGCGAAACTCAAGATCTTCCGGGATTCGTTGTCATGACGAGCGTCGGGGGACGCAATCCTCAACCGATCGCTTCGCGTCAATGGTCTTCCGGTTTTCTTCCGAGTCAGTTTCAGGGCGTCGAATTCAGTTCCACAGGAGATCCTGTCTACTACGTTCGACCTCCTCAAGGAGTCACGCTGTCACAACAACGACAACTCGTTGATGCGGTCAACGAGTTGAATCGACATCGCAACCAGTCCATTCAGAATCCTGAAGTCGATGCCAGAATCGCAGCTTACGAAATGGCTTTCCGAATGCAGACATCCGTTCCGGAGCTGATGGACATGAGTGGTGAGCCGAAACACATTCTCGATATGTACGGAGCCACTCCAGGTGACGGTTCGTATGCGTCGAACTGCCTGCTTGCGCGGCGTCTGGCAGAGCGTGGGGTCCGATTTATTCAGCTCTATCACCGGGGATGGGACCATCACGGTGGGCTCGAACGATACATGAACATTTGCTGCGACCTCACTGACAAACCGACTTACGCACTCATTCAAGATCTCAAACAACGCGGAATGCTCGAAGATACTCTCGTCATCTGGGGCGGAGAATTCGGTCGAACTCCCATGTCGCAAGAGAAGGGGGGAACCGGCCGCGATCACCATATCAAAGGTTTTTCAATGTGGATGGCCGGAGGCGGAGTCAAAGGTGGAATGAGCTACGGAGCGACCGACGAACTGGGTTACCACGCAGTTGAAAATGTGGCTCACGTGCGAGATCTTCACGCAACCATGCTTCACCTGTTCGGAATCGACCACAATCGATTCACCGTGAAGTTTCAGGGACTCGACCTCGGGCTCACCGGCGTTGAAGAGGCTCACGTGATCAAAGACATTCTTTCCTGA
- a CDS encoding sulfatase-like hydrolase/transferase, giving the protein MSQLFGRALLLCCLTFLTFSFPTNGAETSTPNIVFIFIDDMGYGDLSCFRDLGADGWDSSTIDYYPETTHIDQLAAEGVRLTNFYVASPICSPSRVACTTGQFPSRHLINSYLNNRKRNRARGMADYLRSDIPTIAKAFQSNGYATAHFGKWHQGGGRDVDDAPLPTEYGFDESLVSFEGLGDRILPPGGLSDQSEKLNRGTVTRVEKHEQTPIYIDRSIEFIKRNKENPFYLHLWLNDVHDAHNPAPGTAEEFASVTSNPNEQNFFAVLVEMDEQIGRLINAIDSEGLDDNTLVLLTSDNGPTAWARYYKTEHLPAGSTAGFRGRKWSLYEGGIRMPMIARWPGKIAPNSINKQLIFSTVDFFPTLTSLVGIELSSVLAANGVDSSADEYFDGEDLGQQLLTGKGQRTRPLFWEYGRDPSYLRPGLVEDQSPNLAVRDGRWKLLINADGSDVQLYDLKASDTEVDDVSEDHPRITQRLRRQLLKWREDLPSLPEE; this is encoded by the coding sequence ATGTCCCAACTGTTTGGCCGAGCTTTACTTCTGTGCTGCCTGACCTTTCTTACATTCTCTTTCCCGACTAATGGGGCGGAAACTTCCACTCCCAACATTGTCTTCATTTTCATTGATGACATGGGATACGGAGATTTGAGTTGCTTCCGCGACCTGGGAGCAGATGGCTGGGATTCGTCGACGATCGATTATTATCCGGAAACGACACATATCGACCAACTGGCTGCAGAGGGCGTACGACTCACGAATTTCTACGTCGCCTCTCCGATTTGTTCTCCCTCACGAGTCGCATGCACAACGGGCCAGTTTCCGTCTCGTCATCTCATCAACTCCTATCTCAACAACCGAAAACGCAATCGTGCTCGTGGCATGGCGGACTATTTACGGTCGGACATTCCGACCATCGCGAAAGCGTTTCAATCGAACGGCTATGCCACCGCACACTTCGGAAAGTGGCACCAGGGTGGGGGACGAGACGTCGACGACGCTCCGCTTCCAACGGAATATGGATTCGATGAGTCACTTGTCTCCTTCGAAGGACTCGGAGACCGGATTCTTCCTCCGGGCGGGCTGTCAGATCAAAGTGAAAAGTTAAACCGTGGAACGGTTACTCGTGTCGAGAAACATGAGCAGACCCCGATCTACATCGACCGCAGCATCGAGTTTATCAAACGCAACAAAGAAAACCCGTTCTACCTGCACCTGTGGTTGAACGATGTTCACGACGCCCACAATCCCGCTCCGGGAACCGCAGAAGAATTCGCATCCGTGACGAGCAATCCGAATGAACAGAACTTCTTCGCTGTTCTCGTTGAGATGGACGAACAGATTGGAAGACTGATCAATGCGATCGATTCAGAAGGCTTGGACGACAACACTTTGGTCCTTCTGACAAGTGATAACGGACCGACAGCCTGGGCTCGATATTACAAAACCGAACATCTCCCAGCTGGCAGCACCGCCGGTTTTCGTGGTCGCAAGTGGTCGCTTTACGAGGGAGGAATTCGAATGCCGATGATTGCACGTTGGCCCGGAAAAATTGCTCCGAACTCCATCAACAAACAACTCATTTTCTCAACGGTCGATTTCTTCCCGACACTGACCTCACTCGTAGGAATCGAACTCAGTTCAGTCCTCGCGGCCAACGGTGTCGACTCGAGTGCCGATGAATACTTCGATGGAGAAGATCTCGGACAGCAGCTACTGACCGGAAAAGGTCAGCGTACTCGGCCACTGTTTTGGGAGTACGGCCGCGATCCGAGCTACCTTCGACCTGGACTGGTCGAAGATCAAAGTCCAAACCTGGCGGTCAGAGATGGTCGTTGGAAGTTGCTGATCAACGCGGACGGCAGCGACGTTCAGCTCTATGACTTGAAAGCATCTGACACTGAAGTTGACGATGTTTCAGAGGATCATCCGAGGATCACTCAACGACTGCGTCGACAGCTTTTGAAATGGCGAGAAGATCTGCCGTCACTGCCGGAAGAGTGA
- a CDS encoding cupin domain-containing protein: protein MHAGFLDLNQIPAVEVFPGCRLRTPHGNNLMLSYLEMDAGAVIPSHSHPHEQAGILLQGKLDLTIDGETQTVEPGAMFLIPGGVEHMAVANHGPVVVLDVFSPVREDYAELMKSHNKTD, encoded by the coding sequence ATGCACGCAGGCTTTCTGGATCTGAATCAAATTCCTGCAGTGGAGGTCTTTCCCGGTTGCAGGCTCAGAACGCCTCACGGCAACAACCTGATGTTGTCTTATCTGGAAATGGATGCAGGAGCTGTCATTCCGTCTCACTCACATCCGCACGAACAAGCGGGGATTCTCTTGCAGGGCAAACTCGACCTGACGATCGATGGTGAAACACAGACTGTTGAGCCGGGGGCGATGTTTCTCATACCCGGCGGAGTCGAACACATGGCGGTCGCCAATCATGGCCCTGTCGTCGTGCTGGATGTGTTCAGTCCTGTCCGCGAAGACTATGCCGAGTTAATGAAATCGCACAACAAGACCGATTGA
- a CDS encoding ankyrin repeat domain-containing protein, with product MPEGFNALAAVFSAVHLGDLDEVQQAVEDDPSCVHALDDHGASPLHYATLRGHREIAEFLIEAGADVNLRDGEFSATPAGWAIEFLRRRGGLLAMEIDDLVEAIDQEDLKFIERSLIRFPALRDAVSISGEPLRTLAMSCRSERIHRLFE from the coding sequence ATGCCGGAAGGGTTCAATGCACTTGCCGCTGTCTTTTCTGCCGTACATCTCGGCGATCTGGACGAAGTCCAACAAGCCGTCGAAGACGATCCGAGTTGCGTGCATGCACTCGACGACCACGGGGCCTCGCCTCTTCACTACGCCACACTTCGGGGGCATCGAGAAATCGCTGAATTTCTGATCGAAGCCGGGGCCGATGTCAATCTTCGGGATGGTGAGTTCAGTGCGACTCCTGCCGGTTGGGCGATCGAATTCCTTCGACGTCGAGGCGGGCTTCTGGCGATGGAGATTGACGATCTCGTGGAAGCGATTGATCAAGAAGATTTGAAATTCATCGAACGTTCACTGATTCGCTTTCCAGCTTTAAGAGATGCTGTCTCGATATCTGGTGAACCTCTCCGTACACTTGCGATGTCATGCAGGTCAGAGAGAATTCACCGTCTGTTCGAATAG
- a CDS encoding DinB family protein: MSRSIGTTISDSLQMSMSYAERLLKDVPADRFARFASVGGVAVESNHPAFILGHLSLYPTLIVQQLGGDASKLTPSEKSQQVFSKTATCQDDPDGTIYPAMEEVVQSFFRGYEAAMLELKKTPDAEFQRPNPGEGRIVELFPTLSSMHAFYCGGHIMMHLGQFSAWRRMEGMGAA, encoded by the coding sequence ATGTCACGCTCCATCGGCACCACAATCTCCGACAGTCTGCAGATGTCTATGAGCTATGCTGAGCGCCTCTTGAAGGACGTCCCGGCAGATCGATTTGCGAGGTTTGCCAGTGTCGGCGGTGTCGCAGTGGAATCGAATCACCCGGCATTCATTCTCGGACACCTGAGTCTGTATCCAACTCTGATCGTTCAGCAACTCGGCGGAGATGCGTCCAAACTCACACCCTCTGAAAAGAGCCAGCAAGTCTTTTCCAAAACAGCAACCTGTCAGGATGATCCGGACGGAACGATTTACCCAGCGATGGAGGAAGTCGTCCAATCATTCTTCCGAGGTTATGAAGCCGCAATGCTCGAACTCAAGAAGACTCCTGACGCTGAGTTTCAACGCCCTAATCCCGGTGAAGGGCGAATCGTCGAACTGTTCCCAACTCTCTCTTCGATGCATGCATTTTACTGCGGAGGCCACATTATGATGCACCTCGGACAGTTCAGCGCGTGGCGCCGCATGGAGGGAATGGGCGCCGCCTAG
- a CDS encoding DUF1549 domain-containing protein translates to MRTVFLNITALAIFVFGFGSTSRSVEPIDFAHEVVPILKKHCVECHGGKKANGGFSINTRNAILDEGYVVPGDVEGSYLVDLITSDDADTQMPPPDKPRLSEMEVATLRRWIESDVPWEETFTFAESVYEPPLQPRHVELPPPHNGRQNPIDRILDQYLQSRSRSIPEGISDRQYVRRVYLDLIGLLPTPAEVEAFLNDSDVDKRATLVNELLNRRIDYADHWLTFWNDLLRNDYTGTGFITGGRKQISGWLYQALVENLPFDQFTRKLISPESDVSRGFIDGIKWRGEVSAGQTLEIQFAQSISQAFLGINMKCASCHDSFVDHWKLEDAYGLAAIYATDELVIHRCDKPTGEMAKAAWVFPELGEIDPQAPRDERLKQLAALMTDAQNGRFSRTIVNRLWAQLMGRGIVHPLDAMQTKPWSEDLLDFLAVYFVEKNYDLKEVLRLIATSEAYQSKTEVLAQESDSADFIYAGPRARRMTAEQFLDGVWSITETAPIDIDAPVMRSDSTISETTPIQAKWIWRSSKDGETETPGPETIVLRKILEIDQKVQEGAAAMTCDNEFRLFINGREIVAGNAWNKPVTIPIHHLLKVGKNNFSVVATNGGDGPNPAGFIFEARLKLANGTTVSLSSDDSWEWSENLPADREGRLGQVKGPWHKVAIVPTLQAWEQEVGGKLQQEVARIERFEVLPARASLLNNDALMQALGRPMREQIVSSRPSELTTLEAIHLTNDPDFAETLSSGASKFCEEYDGEVKPLIEDIYLRAFGRLPTDSEKSVIVETLQVPYTKEDVEDLLWAVVLTPEFFLIR, encoded by the coding sequence TTGCGAACGGTATTTCTAAACATCACTGCTCTTGCGATCTTTGTTTTCGGCTTTGGATCGACTTCGCGCTCTGTTGAACCGATTGATTTCGCCCACGAAGTTGTGCCCATTCTGAAGAAGCATTGCGTGGAATGTCATGGCGGGAAGAAGGCGAACGGCGGCTTCTCGATCAACACGAGAAATGCGATTCTGGATGAAGGCTATGTCGTTCCCGGGGACGTCGAGGGTTCTTATCTGGTTGATCTGATTACTTCAGACGATGCTGACACTCAAATGCCTCCTCCGGACAAGCCTCGACTGTCTGAAATGGAAGTGGCGACTCTTCGCAGATGGATCGAAAGCGACGTTCCGTGGGAGGAGACGTTCACTTTCGCAGAATCGGTATACGAACCCCCGCTTCAGCCGAGACATGTTGAGTTGCCGCCTCCTCATAATGGGCGACAAAATCCGATCGACCGAATTCTGGATCAATATCTGCAATCGCGAAGTCGATCGATTCCCGAGGGAATCAGTGATCGACAATATGTGCGTCGCGTGTACCTCGACTTGATTGGTTTGCTTCCAACACCGGCGGAAGTGGAGGCGTTTCTCAACGACTCAGACGTCGACAAGCGAGCGACTCTGGTCAATGAGCTTCTCAATCGAAGAATCGACTATGCCGACCACTGGTTGACGTTCTGGAATGATCTTCTGAGGAACGACTACACCGGGACAGGGTTTATTACTGGAGGACGCAAGCAGATCAGCGGATGGCTTTATCAGGCACTCGTTGAGAATCTTCCATTCGATCAGTTCACGCGGAAGCTCATCTCTCCGGAGAGTGATGTCAGTCGCGGATTCATTGACGGTATTAAATGGCGTGGGGAAGTCAGCGCTGGACAGACGCTTGAGATTCAGTTTGCTCAATCGATCTCGCAGGCGTTTCTCGGAATCAATATGAAGTGCGCTTCGTGCCATGACAGCTTCGTCGATCACTGGAAGCTAGAGGACGCGTATGGCCTGGCTGCCATCTATGCAACCGACGAGTTAGTCATTCATCGCTGCGACAAGCCAACTGGAGAAATGGCCAAAGCAGCCTGGGTTTTCCCGGAACTCGGAGAAATTGATCCGCAAGCTCCTCGCGATGAGCGGCTCAAACAACTTGCAGCGTTGATGACCGACGCGCAGAACGGTCGATTCTCGCGAACGATTGTCAATCGACTTTGGGCACAGCTGATGGGACGCGGAATCGTTCATCCTCTGGATGCAATGCAGACCAAACCGTGGAGCGAGGACCTGCTCGATTTTCTGGCGGTGTATTTTGTCGAGAAGAACTACGACCTCAAAGAAGTTCTGCGTCTCATCGCGACATCCGAAGCTTATCAATCAAAGACTGAAGTGCTGGCTCAGGAATCTGATTCTGCTGACTTTATCTATGCTGGCCCCCGCGCTCGTCGTATGACGGCAGAACAATTTCTGGACGGTGTCTGGAGCATCACTGAAACTGCCCCGATTGACATCGACGCTCCTGTCATGAGGAGCGATAGCACCATTTCCGAAACAACTCCGATTCAGGCAAAATGGATCTGGAGATCTTCGAAGGATGGCGAAACTGAAACGCCCGGTCCGGAGACAATCGTCCTCCGAAAAATCTTGGAGATCGACCAGAAAGTTCAGGAGGGGGCTGCGGCCATGACGTGTGACAACGAATTCCGGTTGTTTATCAACGGACGGGAAATCGTTGCAGGTAATGCGTGGAACAAACCTGTCACGATTCCGATTCATCATCTGTTGAAAGTCGGGAAGAATAACTTCTCAGTCGTAGCAACAAACGGCGGAGATGGTCCGAATCCGGCGGGTTTCATATTTGAAGCCCGTCTGAAACTGGCAAATGGAACGACCGTTTCGCTTTCCTCGGACGATTCGTGGGAGTGGAGTGAGAACTTGCCTGCAGACCGCGAAGGTCGACTCGGTCAAGTCAAAGGCCCCTGGCACAAAGTGGCAATCGTCCCAACGCTGCAAGCCTGGGAGCAGGAAGTGGGCGGCAAACTTCAGCAGGAAGTCGCGAGGATCGAACGATTCGAAGTTCTACCAGCGAGAGCATCGCTGCTAAACAATGATGCTCTCATGCAAGCCCTGGGACGCCCGATGCGAGAACAAATCGTCTCTTCGCGTCCTAGTGAACTGACGACACTCGAAGCAATTCATCTCACCAACGATCCCGATTTTGCGGAGACACTTTCAAGCGGTGCATCGAAGTTCTGTGAGGAATATGACGGCGAAGTGAAACCGCTGATTGAAGATATTTATCTCCGTGCTTTCGGCCGACTGCCAACCGACTCGGAAAAGTCTGTCATCGTTGAAACGTTGCAAGTCCCTTACACAAAGGAAGATGTCGAAGACTTGCTCTGGGCTGTGGTTTTGACGCCGGAGTTTTTTCTGATCCGTTAA
- a CDS encoding SGNH/GDSL hydrolase family protein — protein MSRNFALLAFAVLVSVVACELVAQPPADNSPFEKWEKDISAFEADDVKSPKDKGQILFIGSSSIKRWKLDDSFPELDALNRGFGGSQVADSVHFFDRAVKPYQPRQIVMYAGDNDLAKEKTPQQIADDFEEFLTKVEKALPGTRVTFIAVKPSLKRWNLINKVRETNSIIRGMAEDSEHLTFVDVDAPMLGKDGTPREELFVDDGLHLSDAGYELWTELLTPHLLVAEKQAR, from the coding sequence ATGAGTCGCAACTTTGCATTGCTCGCATTTGCCGTCTTAGTTTCCGTTGTCGCTTGTGAACTCGTCGCACAACCGCCCGCGGACAATTCTCCCTTCGAGAAGTGGGAGAAAGACATTTCCGCATTTGAAGCGGACGATGTGAAGTCACCGAAAGATAAGGGGCAAATCCTGTTCATTGGCAGCAGCAGCATCAAGCGCTGGAAACTCGATGATTCGTTTCCTGAACTTGATGCCCTCAATCGAGGTTTCGGCGGCTCACAGGTTGCCGACTCGGTCCACTTCTTCGATCGCGCAGTGAAGCCATACCAGCCGCGGCAGATCGTCATGTACGCTGGTGATAATGACCTTGCGAAAGAGAAAACACCCCAACAAATCGCAGATGACTTCGAAGAGTTTCTCACCAAAGTCGAAAAGGCGTTGCCTGGAACGAGAGTGACGTTCATCGCAGTCAAACCGAGCCTGAAACGTTGGAACCTGATCAACAAGGTCCGAGAAACAAACTCGATCATTCGGGGAATGGCAGAAGATAGTGAACACCTGACGTTTGTCGATGTCGACGCCCCCATGCTCGGCAAAGACGGTACTCCTCGTGAAGAATTGTTCGTCGACGATGGACTTCATTTGAGCGACGCTGGCTATGAACTCTGGACGGAATTACTCACTCCGCATCTCCTGGTCGCTGAAAAACAGGCTCGGTAA
- a CDS encoding redoxin domain-containing protein, which translates to MGRREYAVIVAGLIILSLVIFRENQIDQWRKNPPQSIVPRRLAPKFQLADHRRNIVKLEGLLGRHQIVLIFFDGESGVDGDPRTKSVIENFPALSASGIKILAVSTATPYANEQAEERLGQPIPFSVLTDVDFSNLAPRPLPAHTAWGKVSETGEPESGVFLIGRDGTVAFGDNGFPIAVADENSVLKQLSQGVWPTVN; encoded by the coding sequence ATGGGACGTCGAGAGTACGCGGTCATTGTCGCGGGTTTGATTATTCTGAGCCTGGTGATCTTCAGAGAAAATCAGATCGACCAATGGAGAAAGAATCCGCCACAATCCATCGTCCCGCGCCGGCTTGCTCCGAAGTTTCAACTGGCTGATCACAGACGAAACATCGTCAAGCTGGAAGGACTTCTGGGACGCCATCAGATCGTGCTGATTTTCTTCGATGGAGAATCAGGTGTCGATGGAGATCCGAGGACCAAATCTGTGATTGAAAACTTCCCCGCGCTCAGTGCTTCGGGGATTAAGATTCTGGCTGTCAGCACAGCAACTCCGTACGCAAACGAACAGGCCGAAGAGCGGCTCGGACAGCCGATTCCTTTTTCGGTTCTCACTGATGTCGACTTTAGCAATCTCGCCCCGCGTCCGCTTCCTGCCCATACAGCATGGGGGAAAGTCTCTGAAACGGGCGAACCGGAATCCGGAGTATTTCTGATCGGTCGAGACGGAACAGTCGCGTTTGGCGACAACGGATTTCCAATCGCAGTTGCTGACGAGAACTCAGTCCTGAAACAATTGAGTCAAGGTGTCTGGCCGACAGTCAATTGA